ACCAAGAAAATCCGGTCCGACAGTCGGGGAGAGCGTCGGCATCATCGGGCACGCAAGGGAAAGGTCAGCCAGCGGCAGCAGGATACCAGAGGGCATCGGCAGGGCCGGGACCGCCGTAAAGGAAGGGATCGTCGGCAGCCTGAAGGGTATCAACGAGATCGAGGCCGAGATCGTGAGCCTCGTCCGCACGACCGTCTCCAATACGCTGCGGGCGACGGGAGAGATCGCCAACGAGGGTGTAGCCATCACCTCCGACGTGGTGAAAGGGGCGATTCAGGCGACTGAGGAGGTGGGCACCGGTCTCATCCTGAGCACCAAGAGCGTGGCAAAAGGGCTCGTCATGGGCGTCAACGACGTGGGCGGCGATGTTACCACCGTCGCCAGCCAGACGGTGAGGAGCGCCGTGAAGGGAGCCGCCGAAATCGGCGCGGACGTAGCCCTCGTAGCCAGAAGGGCCGTGGACGGAGTACTCGAAGCAACGAAAGAGGTGGGCGGCAACGTCGGCGACACCGCTACGGTCGCAGTCGGCAGCGCTATTGAGGCCGCGGGCTCTATAGGCTCTACCGCGGTAAAGGCGGTCAGGGATATGCTGGTGGGAGTCGTCTCCGGCGTCAAGGAGGTTGCCGGCGCCGCGCTCCCCCGTGCCAGGGCGGGAGCCCCCGATATGGAGACCGGGAGATAGGGAGAGCATAGCGCCGTCTGCTCCGGCAGCCGGCAGGACAGTCTATGATGGTTCAGACGCTCCATACCTCGGTTGCAGGAAGGGCCAGGTTCAAGGTCGACGGCCTCTACCGGTCGCAAGCCCTCAAAGGCCGCCTTGAATCCGGCCTTCTGAGCAAGAAGGGTATCTCCGCCGCCTCCGCTAATCCGCTCACCGGCAACCTGCTCGTCATCTTCAATTCCGGCAACTCTCCCGAAACGATAGCCGGTCATATCACGCTGCTCGTCTCGGCGCACGGCAACGGACCGAGAGCGCCGTCGGCGCCGCAGCCCTCTGCCGCCGCTCGTCGCGACCTGTCTCCTGAAGCGGGAGAAGCCGGGAAGCTGCTGTCGAGCAGGAGGAAGCTCCGCACGCTCGTTGTCCACGCAGAGGAGCAGGAGGCCGAGGCGTGGCATACCTTCTCCTCCGGTGAAGTTGTCCGGCGCTTCTCGACCTCGAAGGAGACGGGGCTCTCCCCTGAGGCCGCTTTCGCCCGTCTGAAACGGTACGGCCCGAATGTGCTGCCGGAAGCGGTGCCCCGCTCGGGCCTCTCCATCCTCCTCGGCCAGTTCACTTCTCTGCCCACGGCGCTCCTGGGCGCCGCTGCGGCGCTCTCGGTCGCCACCGGAGGTGTAGCCGATGCGCTGGTCATCGCCGGTGTACTCTCCATCAATGCGACCATCGGCTATCTGACCGAATCGCAGGCCGAAAAAACGATTCACTCTCTGAAGCGGCTCGTCAGGCCCTCGGCCCTGGTGATTCGCGAGAATGCGTACAAAGAGGTCCCTGCCGAAAATATCGTTGCCGGTGATATTCTCGTGCTCAGGCCCGGAAGTTACGTTGCCGCCGACAGCAGGCTGATAGAAGCGAACCACCTCAGCGTCGATGAATCGACGCTCACCGGCGAGAGCCTGCCGGTGATCAAGGCAGCGGAAAGGCTCGGCGATCGCAGCCTCCCCCTCGGCGACAGGGTCAATATGGTGTACAGGGGCACGCTTGTCACCGGAGGCCAGGGCCTGGCAGTGGTGGTCGCCACAGGAAAATTCACCGAGATCGGCCAGATCCAGAGTCTCGTGGGAGAGGCGCGTCCGCCGGAAACTCCTCTGGAAAGACAGCTCGACCGTATGGGCGCCCAACTGGTAATGATCGGCGGCGCTGTCTGCGGTGTCGTCTTCATCATCGGCCTTCTGCGCGGATACGGATTCCTCCAGATGCTCAAGACCTCCATTTCCCTCGCCGTCGCCGCCGTACCCGAAGGACTGCCGACAGTCGCTACGACCACACTCGCGCTGGGCATACGGACTATGCGTCGCCATAACGTCCTGATACGCCATCTTGAGGCGGTCGAGACCCTCGGCTCGGTCCAGACAATCTGTCTCGACAAGACCGGGACGATCACCATGAACAGGATGACCGTCGTCAGGGTGCATACCGGTATGAGGCGTATCGAAGCTGCCGACGGCTCATTCGTCTCGCCGGAAGGCGCGGTCAACCCCTATTCCTCTGAAGAGCTGCTCAGGCTCATCCATGTGGCAGTGCTCTGCAACGAGTCCGAGATAGAGGTGAAGGACTGCGCCGGCGACGAACCGGCAGGAGGCTGTTTCTTCTCGAGCGGTACCGGCTCCTATCTGCTGCGCGGGTCGCCGACCGAAATGGCGCTCATGCATATGGCGCTGAGCGCCGGCGTCGATATCATACAACTGCGAGACAAGCTCCCCCTGGTGAAGGTCACCCATCGCTCCGAGAACCGCAACTACATGACGACCTCGCACCGCTTCCTGAACGGCGGTTCCCTCACCGCCCTGAAGGGGAGTCCCAATGAAGTGCTCGCCCTGTGCCGGTGGCATATACGGGACGGCAAGCGGCTCGAACTGAGCGACGGTGACAGAGAGGCGATCCAGACCGAGAACGAACGCATGGCGGGAGATGCGCTGCGGGTGCTCGGTGTTGCATACTCCTATGCGGAGAATGGCAGCGGCACTCCGGACGATGGCCCCATCTCTATCTGGCTCGGTCTCGTCGGCATGGCGGACCCGACGAGAAAAGGAGTCAGAGCGTTGATGGGCACCTTCCATCGGGCGGGCGTCGAGACCGTCATGATCACGGGCGATCAGAGCCCTACCGCCTATGCCATCGGGAAGGAGCTGGACCTGAGCAATGGCGGGCAGCTCGAGATCCTCGACTCCACGCATCTCAACAATATCGACCCCGAGGTGATGAAGGCCCTCTGCGAGCGGGTCCATGTCTTCGCCCGGGTCAGTCCTGCCCATAA
This window of the Nitrospirota bacterium genome carries:
- a CDS encoding cation-transporting P-type ATPase gives rise to the protein MVQTLHTSVAGRARFKVDGLYRSQALKGRLESGLLSKKGISAASANPLTGNLLVIFNSGNSPETIAGHITLLVSAHGNGPRAPSAPQPSAAARRDLSPEAGEAGKLLSSRRKLRTLVVHAEEQEAEAWHTFSSGEVVRRFSTSKETGLSPEAAFARLKRYGPNVLPEAVPRSGLSILLGQFTSLPTALLGAAAALSVATGGVADALVIAGVLSINATIGYLTESQAEKTIHSLKRLVRPSALVIRENAYKEVPAENIVAGDILVLRPGSYVAADSRLIEANHLSVDESTLTGESLPVIKAAERLGDRSLPLGDRVNMVYRGTLVTGGQGLAVVVATGKFTEIGQIQSLVGEARPPETPLERQLDRMGAQLVMIGGAVCGVVFIIGLLRGYGFLQMLKTSISLAVAAVPEGLPTVATTTLALGIRTMRRHNVLIRHLEAVETLGSVQTICLDKTGTITMNRMTVVRVHTGMRRIEAADGSFVSPEGAVNPYSSEELLRLIHVAVLCNESEIEVKDCAGDEPAGGCFFSSGTGSYLLRGSPTEMALMHMALSAGVDIIQLRDKLPLVKVTHRSENRNYMTTSHRFLNGGSLTALKGSPNEVLALCRWHIRDGKRLELSDGDREAIQTENERMAGDALRVLGVAYSYAENGSGTPDDGPISIWLGLVGMADPTRKGVRALMGTFHRAGVETVMITGDQSPTAYAIGKELDLSNGGQLEILDSTHLNNIDPEVMKALCERVHVFARVSPAHKLQIVQALQRAGKVVAMTGDGINDGPALKAADIGVAMGHTGTDVAREVADVVLEDDNLETMIIAVSQGRTIYNNIRKSVHFLLSTNLSEIMVMFAAIAGGMGQPLNAMQLLWINLVSDIFPGLALALEPPEPDVLSKPPRNPNEPIMNNADLRRIVFESAVMSASSLGAYGYGLLRYSRGHQAGTMAFMSLTLAQLLHAVSCRSEHHTIFDKRKLPPNRILDGALGLSLGLQGLTLLVPGLRGLLGLAPVTIIDGAIIGGSALLPFLVNESTKKSGSVHSGKGAAP